The Dioscorea cayenensis subsp. rotundata cultivar TDr96_F1 chromosome 21, TDr96_F1_v2_PseudoChromosome.rev07_lg8_w22 25.fasta, whole genome shotgun sequence genome includes a region encoding these proteins:
- the LOC120252588 gene encoding zinc finger MYM-type protein 1-like — protein MGVILRYVNKDGYVIERFLAMLHVPDTSAISLKNAVDCLFSKHKLSLSRLRGQGYDGSSNMRGEFNGLKAFILKENPYVRYVHCFAHQLQLVIVVVAKDNKIASDSFQYVTMIVNVTAPSCKSKDQLRQHHHDRLVEQIEKEEIVSGRGKKPRIQLSTTRGYSLGITLHYNSSTNLYVDFSVRGITNELSLALEQKDQNIVQAMRLIEAVKARLQGLRETRWEEFMEEVSSFCENNLIPVPNMDDNMRIHGRSRREGQVITHFHYYRVEIFCEVIDLIAQEIQNRFPEASTKLLLLMSYLDPRDLFSKFNIQKLLRLVELYPEDFSMTECMMLEDQLATFIYDVHHDEDFTNIKDLGDFARKMVETEKHFIFPLVYRLIELALVLPVATASIERVFSAMNIVKTDLHNKMGDE, from the exons ATGGGAGTTATTCTACGATATGTAAATAAAGATGGATATGTGATAGAGCGATTCCTTGCTATGCTTCATGTGCCTGACACTTCTGCCATTTCTTTGAAGAATGCTgttgattgtttattttctaaacataaGTTGTCTCTTTCAAGACTAAGAGGGCAAGGATATGATGGATCATCAAATATGCGAGGtgaattcaatggtttgaaggcatttatcctaaaagaaaatccatatgTAAGATATGTCCATTGTTTTGCTCACCAACTTCAATtagtcattgttgttgttgctaaaGATAATAAGATTGCGAGTGATTCTTTTCAATATGTTACTATGATTGTTAATGTGACCGCACCATCGTGCAAAAGTAAAGACCAACTTCGGCAACATCATCATGATAGGTTGGTTGAGCAGATAGAGAAAGAAGAGATAGTCAGTGGCAGAGGAAAAAAACCAAGAATCCAGCTTAGCACGACCAGGGGATACTCGTTGGGGATCACATTACACTACAATTCTTCGACTAATCTCTATGTGGACTTTAGTGTTAGAG GGATAACAAATGAATTATCACTTGCCTTAGAACAAAAGGATCAGAATATTGTTCAAGCCATGCGTTTGATTGAGGCTGTGAAAGCTCGGCTTCAAGGCTTAAGGGAGACTAGATGGGAGGAATTTATGGAGGAGGTTAGCTCTTTTTGTGAAAACAACTTGATCCCAGTACCTAATATGGATGATAATATGAGAATTCATGGCCGTTCTAGGCGAGAAGGGCAAGTCATTACTCATTTTCACTATTACCGTGTGGAGATTTTCTGCgag gttattgatttgattgcaCAAGAAATACAAAACCGTTTTCCAGAAGCTAGCACAAAGTTACTTCTTCTCATGTCATACCTTGATCCAAGGGACTTGTTCTCCAAATTTAACATCCAGAAGCTACTTCGCCTTGTAGAGCTTTATCCCGAAGATTTTTCAATGACTGAATGCATGATGCTTGAGGATCAACTTGCCACCTTCATTTACGATGTGCATCATGATGAAGATTTTACAAATATTAAGGACTTGGGAGATTTTGCAAGGAAGATGGTTGAGACagaaaaacattttattttcccGCTTGTTTATCGCCTTATTGAGTTAGCATTGGTTTTGCCAGTTGCGACAGCTAGTATTGAGAGGGTGTTTTCGGCAatgaatattgtgaaaactGACTTGCACAACAAAATGGGAGATGAATGA
- the LOC120252527 gene encoding LOW QUALITY PROTEIN: protein SULFUR DEFICIENCY-INDUCED 1-like (The sequence of the model RefSeq protein was modified relative to this genomic sequence to represent the inferred CDS: deleted 1 base in 1 codon) codes for MEGGEMLFHVIHKIPSGDTPYVRAKHLQLVEKDPEGSIVWFWKAINAGDRVDSALKDMAVVMKQQDRAEEAVEAIKSFRHLCSKQAQEPLDNILIDLYKKCGKIPEQIELLKRKLRKIYLGEAFNGKTTKTARSHGKKFQVTIQQEISRLLGNLGWAYMQQTNYGAAEAVYRKAQMIDTDANKACNLALCLMKQARFDEARSLLQDILNGRLPHSDDSRTLKRTEELMDEIESQTLFSIVNMIPSTTDDEIARIEHLLGEWSPFDSIKRLPVFEEISPFRDQIAC; via the exons aTGGAAGGAGGGGAGATGTTATTCCATGTAATTCATAAGATTCCATCAGGGGATACACCTTATGTTAGAGCTAAGCATCTTCAG TTGGTGGAAAAAGACCCAGAAGGATCAATAGTATGGTTTTGGAAGGCAATAAATGCAGGAGATAGAGTGGACAGTGCATTGAAGGACATGGCTGTAGTCATGAAACAACAAGACAGAGCAGAGGAAGCTGTGGAGGCTATCAAGTCCTTTCGCCATCTTTGTTCTAAACAAGCTCAAGAACCCCTTGATAACATTCTCATTGACCTCTACAAG AAATGTGGAAAAATACCGGAACAAATAGAGTTGTTAAAGCGAAAG CTACGGAAGATATACCTGGGGGAGGCTTTCAATGGAAAGACAACAAAGACGGCACGCTCACACGGAAAGAAATTCCAAGTTACCATCCAGCAAGAGATATCTCGCCTTCTG GGGAACCTTGGTTGGGCATACATGCAACAAACCAACTATGGTGCAGCGGAGGCAGTGTACCGGAAAGCACAAATGATCGATACCGATGCTAACAAGGCTTGTAACCTTGCTCTCTGCCTCATGAAGCAGGCCCGGTTTGATGAAGCCCGGAGTTTGCTGCAGGACATCCTCAATGGGAGACTACCACATTCGGATGATAGCAGGACCCTGAAAAGAACAGAGGAGTTGATGGATGAGATAGAATCACAAACTTTGTTCTCTATAGTTAACATGATACCAAGCACGACGGACGACGAGATCGCAAGAATTGAGCACCTGTTGGGAGAATGGTCTCCATTTGATTCCATCAAAAGACTTCCTGTCTTTGAAGAGATATCTCCATTCAGAGATCAGATAGCATGCTGA